The sequence TTAATTTTGCCCAGTTTACAGACCATTTTTCTACTTCATCTCAGTGTGCTTCAGTACTAGGCCTTTCTCTCTGTGTAGGATTTCGGcttgctctcttccttctctgcttgtCGGGTTGGGTTTCTTTTGCCAGTGTCATTTTAATGCAGCTTCATTAGCACAGGATGTGTGCAAGGCCTAGGCCTAGTGATGCCAGGAACACAGAGGGAAGAGGCATCCTGTCTGAAGTTATCACCTGGTGGGACCACAGTGGGGACTCAAGTAAGGTTCAGACCAGACTGTGGTCGGGAGGGGGTGGTTCTGGTGAAATCAGTGTCTAGAGGTGGGCCTTGAAGgatgggaggaaagggagaaggttttctatgtgccaggccctgctctaAGTGCCACTCGTGTGTTGGTATATTTTGTCCTTACAACAACCATATAAAGTACATTCAGTTGTTACCTGCATTCCGtacaggaaatttttttttttaattttttttaatgtttatttatttttgagagagacagagacagaatgcaagtgggttaggggcagagagagggagacacagaatccgaagcaggctccaggctctgagccgtcagcacagagcccaatgtggggctcgaacccacagagctgtgagatcatgacctgagccaaagtcaggcgctcaaccgactgagccacccaggcgcccctgtacaggAAATTAAGACAGAAGTGACTTGTCCGGGAGCACGCAGCTCAGCAGTGGTACTGCTGGGATTCTAGCTCGGGCAGCCTGGTTGAGAGTCCATGCTGTGAATTGCTACACTAGGCCGGTAGGATTTGGACAAATGAAGATTAAGGATTGTGGGCTCCTAGGTGGTAGATGGGGGAACCACAGTGATCAAAGGAATGGAGGTAGACAAGTTGGGTAGGGCCTTTGACCGACGCCCGGAGTTCCACGCCGAAGGGGAAGATTGTAATACACGAGTGCCATAGGCTGTATGGGTGCCATCACCTATGCTGGTGGAGTGCTGTATTTGTGATCCAGTGGGCGGGGGTGAGGTCGGGAAGGGCTTTGAGTGACGCAGTTGCAGAGCTCATTGCCTCTCCTACTGTTAAAGCTATCCTGAATTTTTGGCATTCGTTCCCTGAGTAGATATACATGTTTAGGTCCCTACTCTTACTGGCCTCTTcccattcttttccctttcttctacaGTTGTACTTCTGGGAAGAGTTTTCTGGAAGGTCATCTGTACTACTATTTTACCTCACCATCTACTCTTCACCATCCACCTCTGATCTGTCCCCTGTCATCCCACTGGAACTGTTCTTGCTAAGATGTCACTGACTGGCTTACTGACCATTCTGGTGAGGACTTTTCAGTCTTTAAGTTACCCAGTAGTTTCCAACGAGGggcagttttttttcccctctgcccaCCCAGGGGATAgctggcagtgtctggagacattttgggacATCACAGTTGAGGAGGGTGGTGTTCCTGGCACCTAGCAGAAATGCTGCTAAATGTCTTACAGTGCACAGGACACTGCCCACAACAAAGAAGTACCcagtccaaaatgtcagtagtgcagAGGTTGAGAAACAGTGATCTCTGGGGGATTTCCTAGTCCTCTGTTCTTGTAACTTTCCAGCTGCCATGATAGAATTCTCTCCTGACTTGTCTTTCAGTGAATCCTCAGTTCATTCCTTACTAGGCTCTGTGGAGGACTCTTCTCCTGCCTTTTAATGTTGCCTCTCAGGATTCATTTCCTCTCCTCACATTCCTCTTGGGCTAACTCCTCAGTCCAGGGATTTAACCTCCACCTCTGGGTGTGTAGCTGCACATCTGTATTCGGGCCCCAGGTCACTTGAGCTCTGGGCTTGTCTTTCTCCACCTCGGTGGCACACAGGCTTCCAACTCAGCAGATCCAGAATCAGGCCAGCCCCAAGTTGTCTTTGTCCAAACctgcccctcttgtgctctctgtccATCAGAGTTTGCTCATCCCAGCAGCAGGTGCCATCTTACTGTGCTGCTGCTGTAGGTCAGGCTCTCACTCATGTCCCACACTGCCACCAGGGACTCATGTCCCACACTGCCACCAGGGTAAGCTTTCTAGAACAGAACTCTGACTGACCGTTCTCAGCTACAAAAAGATAAAGTCTAAACTAAGCTTGGCATGCAGAACCTTCCTGATCAAGCCCAGCGGTTCCCGACTAGGAGTATTACTGCTTTCCAAAAGGgccttttgaaaatattaaggGTGTTGAAGTAACCAGAATCCAGTGGAATTCGTCACTGTAAATCCTATTTACTTGTTAAGAAATAGAGCCTACTCTGTGTCACCAAGTTTTCCCTCCTTTTGGGGGGACCTGATTGGCCTTTTGGATGCCCATGGGGTATGTGGTTAAATAGGGCAGAAATATCTCGGTGTTCCTGCTTTCTGTCCTGATAGCTTGAGGAGAGTTCCGGTTTTCTCCTTCACGACCTGGCGGTGTAATTCTGTGTAGACCAACAATTAGTTTGACCAGACATTCTCCCCTTAGGTATCAGACCATTCTAGGAGAGAATTGGGGAGAGGTAATTCTGTTTTCTAGCTTTTCTGTGATATTCAGGATAACCTAAAGTTTGTGAAAAAGGGTTTTGCGGGCCCTTTTGGAGCTATCACCTGAACTAGTTGGCTAAGTGGCTTCATCATATGATTTCCTAGTTCATTAGagtgattccttttttaaaagaatcttggAACTGCCTGTCATTACACTCACATCTTAGGAAAACCTCGTACTACACTATACTGTTGTAAGTATTGACATATGGCTAAATTGCACTGTGAAGGATTTGGACTTTCTGAAACTTACTGGTGTGTTTTTCAGCAGATAACaaacatctgaaaataaattccCTCGGCCCAGCAAAACACCAGAAGAGAGTAGTACATGTTGTCTAATCCTGTCTGGTGTTATTCCAGCGGAGGAAATCTTGACACCAGAAAATTGCACTGTTGGCATGAATGGGCTAAGGTGGGGATGGTAGCTTTGCTCTCTGACCAGGTGCCAGCTGGGATTCCAGCTCCTGCGTGctgaacctctctctctctctctctctcctctctctctctctctctctctctgtctctgtttcttcccaGAAGCCCCTTGTGCCACGCCCCTGATCTGCAGCTTTGGCAGGCCGGTGGACCTGGACAAGGACGACTACCAGAAGGTGGTGTGCAACAACGAGCACTGCCCCTCCAGCACCTGGATGCACCTGCAGTGTTTCTACGAGTGGGAGAGCAGCATCCTCGTCCAGTTCAACTGCATCGGCCGGGCCCGCAGCTGGAACGAGAAGCAGTGCCGCCAAAACATGTGGACAAAGAAGGGCTACGACCTGGCCTTCCGCTTCTGCTCCTGCCGCTGCGGGCAGGGCCACTTAAAGAAGGACACAGACTGGTACCAGGTGAAGCGGATGCaggatgagaaaaagaagaagtccGGGTCGGAGAAGAACACAGGGAGGCCCCCCGGCGAAGCAGGGGAGGAAGCAAAAAAGTGCAGGCCACCGAACAAGCCCCAGAAAGGCCTGAGCCACGACCTCCCGCGGCGGCACTCCATGGACCGGCAGAACTCCCAGGAGAAGGCAGTCGGCGCCGCAGCCTACGGGGCCCGCTCTCCCTGCGGCTCCCCTGGCCAGTCCCCGCCCACCGGCTACTCcatcctctcccctgcccacttCAGCGGCCCCCGCTCCTCCAGGTACCTCGGGGAATTCTTGAAGAATGCCATCCATCTGGAGCCTCACAAGAAGGCCATGGCCGGGGGCCACGTGTTCCGAAACACCCACTTCGAGTATAGTCCGGCTGGGTTATCCGTGCACAGGGGGGGCCACTTCGACGCGCCCGTGCAGTTCCTGCGGCGGCTGGACTTGTCCGAACTGCTCACTCACATCCCCCGGCATAAGTTGAACACTTTCCACGTGCGGATGGAAGACGATGCCCAGATGGGCCAGGGCGAGGATCTGCGCAAGTTCATTCTCGCGGCCCTCAGCGCCAGCCACAGGAATGTCGTCAACTGTGCTCTGTGCCACCGGGCGCTCCCGGTGTTCGAACAGTTCCCGCTGGTGGACGGAACTCTGTTCTTGAGCCCGTCGAGACACGATGAGATCGAATATGATGTTCCGTGTCATCTTCAAGGTACAGGTGTTCATTCACCTTGCCTGCTTTCGGTTTGTTACAAGCTGAAAAGCTAACACGATGGGATGGCCCTGTTCTGGCTTAATTTTAACTGTTGCTGCTTTTCGTCTTAGGTGCTAGGATGCTTGAGTATTTCAGCTTTGCCCATtgaggtggtggcagtggggctggttttctttctttaatccgACATCACCGTACCTACCAAGTGTTGTTGTCCCCGGGGGGTAACTTTGTGTTTGGTTCTGCTGTGAACGGAGGATTCCTGGTGTATAGTTTTCCGTAACTGGGAGGGAATTGAGAGTAGGAATTGCATAATTATGTCACTTGATGTAAGACAGTTGCCTTTCAAACCTTTGTTAATGTGCCCAGCACGTTGTGTATTCGGTTTGATCCTTGTAAACATGATGGAGTAAGGGAAAGTGGGGGTCAGAGAGGACCAACGCGTTTTTAGATTAGTTGAAACAATCTTGAAGTTTATGGAAGGTGAGTCTTTCTTGATAGCAGCAAAAGGAAAGTGGAGGGTTATTGAAAGCTGAGACATAACCCTGGTGGTGGAGTGGGGGGAACTTAGTGCTGTGGATGACTGTTCAAGGATGTAGGGATAGTTCAGCTATCACTTAAATGATGGGGGTTGGTCAGTATCAGGGAGAAACCTGTCCATTCATGtaaaattattgaattttttaaaaacgtttttatttatttattttgagagagagtgcatgcacatagATGTGTGAGGtggggaagagcaaagagagggggagagagagagagagagagggagagagagagagacagggacagagggagtaaatcccaagtaggctccacaccggcagcatggagcccaacgtggggcttgatctgtGGGGCTTCACAGCtgtgaagctgtgagatcatgacctgaaccaaaatcaagatcaGCCGCTTaccccattgagccacccaggtgccctaaattaCTGAATTTCTATAAAAGTGAGATACATGATGTGTAACACATTTGTAACTTTAAAAGCGTGctaaaaaatggggcgcctgtgacagtgcagagcctgcttgggattctctccctctcccccccactctctctgcccttcctgtgcatgctctttctctcaaaataaataaacaaacttaacaaacaaaaataaatttcaaaacaagtGTGCTAACAAAGCCTGTAGTAGAAACGATGTAGCCTCACCGCCTTCTTCCCATCGATGCCTGCTGTTTCGGTGCCCAGAGACGAGCACGTTTCAACCGTAACTGATTCTCAGGTTTTTCCCATCATCATTTAAAAACTGCTATCTTCATGTCCAATTTTGGATACTGTCTGTTGGCTTACTTTTGAGGTGGATGACTCTGCTTTCTTAAATCTTCCACTTTCTATCAGGATAATCTATTACAGTTCTTGGTTAAATCCTTAATGTTTTTACTGTTaagattatgtaaatatttagtgTTGAGTAAGTAGTGTAGGTGCATTTCCTGTGTAGAGTACAGTATATTCTAAgacatcttttgtttttcttcaagttaATAGTTGCTTCACAGTTTCATTGGCTTCATCTTTTTGGAAACAATGGCTGGTTGTTCTCACTTTCCAGCAGCTCTCACAAAGCTTTCAGAAACATTTGCACATACCTatcatacattttataaatttccttttgCAGAAATCTCCTTCACGGAGCCTTTCGTCTCCCTGCTCCTGTCTGTCCTGGTGCACTCATTACTGGCTGTACTACATAGCTGCCCTTCCAGGaattctttatttgcttttctcttcttttttttttttttttttaaaatcttctgtttTCCTAGATcccgtgttttcttttttcttggtttattccCCCGGTTTGTTAAGAAACATCCCCAGGAGCTTTCTGAGAAAGGAAGCGTGGGAATAGGTATTTTCTGACTTTGAAAGTCTGATAAGATCTTGATTCTATCTTCATACTTGATTGCTGTCTGACTGGGCATAAGTCTTCCAAGTTATAAATATTCCCCCTTTAGGATTTTGAAGGCATTTCTTCACTGTCTCCTGTCTTCCAGTGTCACTGTTGAGAAGTCAAATAGTAGTCTTATTCCTGTCCCTTTGTTCTCCCCTTCTATCCCCTGAAGGTTTTAAGATTTCCTCTTTATCCCTAGTGTTCTGAAGTTTCACCGTCActtgttccccccacccccccacccccccagttcGTTGTGAAACATTTGAATGTGTAAACTTACAGTCTTTAGTTTGGGggaattttcttctaatttatttctctgaagattttttctttcatttaaggggaaaaaaaaaaaaaaaaaaaaaaaacccgtgcAACTGTTAGTCAGATATTGGACCTCTTAAAATTGATcccttttttttgttctattataTACACATTGAGCCTATTGTTTATCTCTTTATCTTGCCTTCTGGAAGATTTCTTGAACTTTATATTCCAGTATTTTTACTGAGTTTAAGATTTCTGTTATGTAAATATGAATTATAATTTCCAAGAGCTCTTTTTAATAGCATCTTGTTCTTGTTTCATGGATGCAGTTTCTTGTTCTAACTTTCTCATCcgaggaagaggaaatgaagttGCAGGGGGAGCCCCGCCCCCTTCCTTTTCCAGAGCTTCACCTCATCCCGAATGTCTTTTAACCTTTGTTAAAGGCAAATTACTCCCCCACTGAGTGTTTTAAAACAGTGATGATTTCTGATTTGTCACCGTTCTGTGGGGGGGTTGGTTAGGATGGCCCCTGACACGGGTCTGACAGTTGGCAGACTGGCTGGCCTGGGGAGCCTCAGCCGGACTGAATGGCTCTACCCTCCTCCTTGTTCTGTGTAGTCTTCTGTCTTCCGgtagggctgggctgggctcttTCCTGCATTCAGTGGGGGTGAGTGTGGGGGCTGCAGTCTCTCTCCAGAGGCATAAGCGTGGAACTGAGTCTCATCACTTCCGTCACGTTGTATTCTTCAAAATAAGTCGTAAGGCTAGCCCAGGTTTGGGGGTGATTTGGTGGAAAAAGTTGCACAGAATGGCTACTTGTCTATCCCACACTGTTTTCCTCTCAGCACCTCATCCCAGTCCTCCCTGTGCATGCTGGCTGCTTCCAGAGCTAAACCATTTAAAATGCCTTCATCCAGCTTCTGAGCTCTTATTTTGGTTCTGGTTTGCAGGTATCTCATAGTTTCCTGGAAAATggagtttgtgttttgtttctcattctttatACTGGTCGGGGATAATTTTAGAGGGAAGTAGGTGGAAACTACTTTCACTTCGTTTTAAGACTGGAAATACTCTTTCTGAAGATGAATGAGAGTACAGGTGTTCGGTGTACATGAGAGGAGTGTTCTTCTATTTGTGATGGATTCTTTTCGCTTAACCCATTCGTCAGTGAGTCCGTTTTATGAATTTCATACATGTGCTGGGTACTATCAGTTCTTGCTTTTCACCAATTTATAATCTTAGGAtgcaatgttgtttttttttttaaagtttatttatttattttgagagagagagagagagaggagagagagagagtatgtgcaggtggggaaggggcaaagagagggagagagaatcccaagcaggccccgcaccaccagagcccgatgcagggcttgaactgccgaactgtgaattcatgacctgagttgaagttggacgcccaaccagctgagccacccaggtgcccccaggatgtaagatgtttttataaaaatgtaattaacttTACCAGAATGAAGACACTAGTACCACCTGTGGAGTTAATAACACCTGGATATGATGTACGTTAGGCATCCTGTAGTTGTCTACAGTAAGGAAGGGGCCGCTTTGGCCTGCGTAGTCACAGGAGGCAGCGTGAAGGCAGATGTCAGAAGGTGGGCTGGATTTTGATAAGCAGAGGGTCTGCTCACATAAGGTCTTTGCTGATAAGGACAGGGAGCAACATGAGCAGAGGAATGGTGGTTAAAAAGTCGGGAGACAGAACTGGAGAGAACACGTTGGTTAGGGTAGAGGTTCTGCAGTGGACAATGAGTAGGTCAGGTGGACAATAGATTGTGGGTGTCCTTTTGAGCCATAACAAGAGCTTTGCCATGTTCTTTAAGAACTGAAGAGTgtaaaaaaaccatttttttaaatgtttattttttgagagagagagagagacagacagacagacagacagagcacgagcaggggaggagcagagagagagggagacaacagaatgcgaagcaggctccaggctctga is a genomic window of Panthera uncia isolate 11264 chromosome B2 unlocalized genomic scaffold, Puncia_PCG_1.0 HiC_scaffold_24, whole genome shotgun sequence containing:
- the HECA gene encoding headcase protein homolog, whose translation is MPNPKSSKGGRKNKRANSSGDEQENGGTGAANAAAASGAAAAGDAKNEAPCATPLICSFGRPVDLDKDDYQKVVCNNEHCPSSTWMHLQCFYEWESSILVQFNCIGRARSWNEKQCRQNMWTKKGYDLAFRFCSCRCGQGHLKKDTDWYQVKRMQDEKKKKSGSEKNTGRPPGEAGEEAKKCRPPNKPQKGLSHDLPRRHSMDRQNSQEKAVGAAAYGARSPCGSPGQSPPTGYSILSPAHFSGPRSSRYLGEFLKNAIHLEPHKKAMAGGHVFRNTHFEYSPAGLSVHRGGHFDAPVQFLRRLDLSELLTHIPRHKLNTFHVRMEDDAQMGQGEDLRKFILAALSASHRNVVNCALCHRALPVFEQFPLVDGTLFLSPSRHDEIEYDVPCHLQGRLMHLYAVCVDCLEGVHKIICIKCKSRWDGSWHQLGTMYTYDILAASPCCQARLNCKHCGKPVIDVRIGMQYFSEYSNVQQCPHCGNLDYHFVKPFSSFKVLEAY